From Cloacibacillus sp. An23, the proteins below share one genomic window:
- a CDS encoding NADH-quinone oxidoreductase subunit NuoF has product MIIKTREELRELRKEYAESLAGEKKKILICAGTGCISSGSLVIYDELKKIMEERGLRVEVELAEEPHDGSVGLKKSGCHGFCEMGPLVRIEPQGWLYVKVKPADCGEIVEKTIIGGEHIERLAYSKHGEIFKRQEEIPFYKKQTRRVLEHCGHIDATSIKEYLGIGGYSAFEKALFDMSGDEIVQMISDSNLRGRGGGGFPTGRKWSQVRAQKAGPKYIVCNGDEGDPGAFMDRSIMEGDPHKMLEGMMIAGVACGASEGYIYVRAEYPMAVSRLRTAIAQAEELGLLGDNIMGSGFSFRIHINRGAGAFVCGEGSALTASIEGKRGMPRVKPPRTVEHGLFDSPTVLNNVETFANVPLIISNGVEWYKSLGPDKSPGTKAFALTGNIENTGLIEVPMGTTLREVVFDVGGGMRGGAGFKAVQIGGPSGGCLTEKDLDLPLDFDSLTAAGAMIGSGGLVVMDSKTCMVEVARFFMNFTQNESCGKCVPCRGGTKQMLAILERIVAGEGRDGDIELLLELADMISHTALCGLGKSAALPVVSTIKNFREEYEAHIYKKYCPVGACSKLKSFSIDPALCKGCSKCARGCPVGAISGEIKKPFVIDRDKCIKCGACVTACPFHAVKEG; this is encoded by the coding sequence ATGATTATAAAGACGCGCGAAGAGCTGCGCGAGCTCAGGAAGGAATACGCGGAAAGCCTCGCCGGCGAAAAGAAGAAGATCTTGATATGCGCGGGTACCGGCTGCATATCGAGCGGTTCGCTCGTGATTTACGACGAGCTTAAAAAAATAATGGAGGAGCGCGGACTCAGGGTCGAGGTCGAGCTCGCCGAGGAGCCGCACGACGGCTCCGTCGGCCTTAAGAAATCCGGCTGCCACGGGTTCTGCGAGATGGGGCCGCTCGTCCGCATCGAGCCGCAGGGCTGGCTCTACGTCAAGGTGAAGCCAGCCGACTGCGGTGAGATCGTCGAAAAGACGATAATCGGCGGCGAACATATTGAGCGCCTGGCCTATTCCAAGCACGGAGAAATTTTCAAAAGGCAGGAAGAGATACCCTTCTACAAGAAACAGACCCGCCGCGTGCTGGAGCACTGCGGGCATATAGACGCGACCTCGATAAAGGAATATCTCGGCATCGGCGGATACAGCGCCTTTGAAAAAGCGCTCTTCGATATGAGCGGCGACGAGATCGTGCAGATGATTTCCGACTCGAACCTTCGCGGGCGCGGCGGCGGCGGCTTCCCGACCGGGCGCAAGTGGAGCCAGGTGCGCGCGCAGAAGGCCGGGCCTAAATATATCGTCTGCAACGGCGACGAGGGAGACCCGGGCGCGTTCATGGACCGCAGCATAATGGAGGGCGACCCGCACAAGATGCTCGAAGGCATGATGATAGCGGGCGTCGCCTGCGGAGCGTCCGAAGGCTACATCTACGTGCGCGCCGAGTACCCGATGGCGGTCTCGCGTCTGCGAACCGCGATAGCCCAGGCGGAGGAGCTGGGACTGCTCGGAGACAACATAATGGGCAGCGGTTTCTCGTTCCGCATACACATCAACCGCGGGGCCGGGGCCTTCGTCTGCGGCGAGGGCAGCGCGCTGACAGCCTCGATAGAGGGCAAGCGCGGAATGCCGCGCGTGAAGCCGCCGCGCACGGTCGAGCACGGGCTTTTCGACAGCCCGACTGTGCTGAACAACGTCGAGACCTTCGCCAACGTCCCGCTCATAATCAGCAACGGCGTCGAGTGGTACAAGTCGCTCGGCCCGGACAAGAGCCCGGGCACGAAGGCTTTCGCCCTGACCGGCAACATAGAGAACACGGGGCTCATCGAGGTGCCGATGGGCACGACGCTGCGCGAGGTCGTCTTCGACGTCGGCGGCGGTATGCGCGGCGGCGCCGGCTTCAAGGCCGTGCAGATAGGCGGGCCGTCCGGCGGCTGCCTCACTGAGAAAGACCTGGATCTGCCGCTCGACTTTGACTCGCTTACAGCCGCGGGCGCGATGATAGGCTCCGGTGGCCTAGTCGTCATGGACTCCAAGACCTGCATGGTCGAGGTGGCGCGCTTCTTCATGAACTTCACGCAGAACGAGTCCTGCGGAAAATGCGTCCCCTGCCGCGGCGGCACGAAGCAGATGCTCGCGATACTGGAGCGCATCGTCGCGGGCGAGGGGCGCGACGGCGACATAGAGCTGCTGCTCGAGCTCGCCGACATGATATCGCACACCGCGCTCTGCGGCCTCGGCAAATCCGCCGCGCTCCCGGTCGTCAGCACGATAAAGAACTTCCGCGAGGAATACGAGGCGCACATCTATAAAAAATACTGCCCGGTCGGGGCCTGTTCGAAGCTCAAGAGCTTCTCGATAGACCCGGCGCTCTGCAAGGGCTGCTCGAAATGCGCTCGCGGATGTCCCGTCGGGGCGATCAGCGGCGAGATAAAGAAGCCCTTCGTCATAGACAGGGACAAATGCATAAAATGCGGCGCCTGCGTGACGGCCTGCCCGTTCCACGCGGTGAAGGAGGGATAG
- a CDS encoding redox-sensing transcriptional repressor Rex — protein sequence MTSGEAAKPLSISRQSLQRMPVYLELLKKIKADGKSHVSAAFIASELGLHPVQVRKDLASVSSVDGNPRIGFALDGLIDDMAEFLGCNNAHEAVVAGVGNLGRALLSYKNFDRYGLAVIAGFDTSRDVIGTTVAGKEIFDASRIAELCARLGVHIGIITVPAEAAQSTCDAMIAGGVLAVWNFAPVHLSVPDGVIVSNENLAASFAALSSRLSQANKK from the coding sequence ATGACGTCGGGCGAAGCAGCTAAACCTCTTAGTATATCGAGGCAGTCTCTTCAGCGTATGCCGGTCTATCTTGAATTGCTGAAAAAAATAAAGGCGGATGGCAAAAGCCACGTCTCCGCCGCTTTCATAGCTTCGGAGCTCGGGCTGCATCCCGTGCAGGTGCGGAAGGATCTGGCCTCCGTCTCGAGCGTTGACGGAAACCCACGCATCGGCTTCGCCCTCGACGGGCTCATAGACGATATGGCGGAGTTCCTCGGCTGCAACAACGCGCACGAGGCGGTCGTCGCCGGTGTCGGCAATCTCGGGCGCGCTCTGCTTTCGTATAAAAATTTCGACCGCTACGGCTTGGCGGTCATCGCGGGCTTCGACACCTCGCGCGACGTAATCGGCACGACGGTGGCGGGCAAGGAGATATTCGACGCGTCGCGCATAGCGGAACTGTGCGCGCGCCTCGGCGTGCATATCGGGATTATAACCGTCCCGGCGGAGGCGGCGCAGAGCACGTGCGACGCTATGATCGCCGGCGGCGTCCTCGCCGTGTGGAACTTCGCGCCGGTACACCTTTCGGTGCCGGATGGCGTCATCGTCTCGAATGAGAATCTCGCGGCGTCGTTCGCGGCGCTTTCAAGCCGTCTGAGTCAGGCGAATAAAAAGTAG
- a CDS encoding NAD(P)H-dependent oxidoreductase subunit E codes for MVTESFDYAPIDRIVEEHDAQATAVIAILQDIQEHYRYLPREIFPYLSKKLGMPEARIYSVATFYENFSLNPKGKFVIKVCNGTACHVRNSIPILERLRSELGLSENKVTTDDLGFTVETVSCLGACGLAPVLTVNDEVHPSMTPDKAAELVAALKKEL; via the coding sequence ATGGTGACGGAGAGTTTTGACTACGCGCCCATCGACAGGATAGTCGAAGAGCACGACGCGCAGGCTACCGCGGTCATTGCGATACTCCAGGATATTCAGGAGCATTACCGCTATCTGCCGCGTGAGATCTTCCCCTATCTTTCAAAGAAGCTCGGAATGCCGGAGGCGCGCATCTACAGCGTCGCGACCTTCTACGAAAATTTCTCGCTGAATCCTAAGGGGAAGTTCGTCATCAAGGTCTGCAACGGCACCGCGTGCCACGTCAGGAATTCCATTCCGATACTCGAAAGGCTGCGCTCGGAGCTCGGCCTTTCCGAGAACAAGGTGACGACGGACGACCTGGGCTTCACCGTCGAGACGGTGTCGTGTCTCGGAGCGTGTGGACTCGCCCCAGTGCTTACCGTCAACGACGAGGTGCATCCGTCCATGACGCCCGACAAGGCCGCCGAACTCGTGGCGGCTCTCAAGAAGGAGCTTTAG